A segment of the Nymphalis io chromosome 7, ilAglIoxx1.1, whole genome shotgun sequence genome:
TCGATGTTTGAAAATCGTACGTCGTTATCTTTTTCGATCTTGTATTtgataaatagataatattaaaactcaAGTAAGTAAAGGCAAAGGCTTTATTGTATAAGAACGTGACGCAACAAATTTTCTAAGGGCATTACGTTAGAGCAATTTGCATAGGTTTGTATGTCGTTTCAACAAATTGAGATTATTTTATTCAGATTTTAAGATGCTGCAATTAAACGTGGAGGTATGCGTGTCAAGCGATTCTGCACaggttattattgtttaatatatttgtgagCAGGAGTAGCTTGTCTATTGTATAATGATATAAGGCACTTTTCACACATGccttcaaatttatattatatataattccaaTATCAAATAGCAAAGCTGAGTTGAACTTGTAGATAGTTACAAAGAGTAGTGGTCGAGTACGTTGCAGAGTTGAATCTCATGGTCTGGTTGTTTACATAAGACATTACTacgttaagttttatttttgtgtaagaGCATCGATAAATACCAACATTTAACGCCTTTAACAACccatataattataagaaaccATTCCACTAACAAAAGCATTTCAAGAAACGTTGACGTAAGGGGAGTAGTCAAAACGTatttacgcgtttctcccacaTGGAGATTATATGGTACTCGCTGGCGACTAACGTCCAATGCACTGGaacacccactaaaaaaccagcagttCCTTCTCTGTCTTCGGGTGGTGTCACGGGATCGTTTGTGCTTGCTACCGTGACGGCCTTACACACTGCGCCAACCCCAAATAAATGGTATATGGGAAATGGAGAGATGAGCAAAGTCAGATGAcagtgttaataatatttccccATATTACTTTGTAGATACAATTTACCTTACATAAAACATGTAATTGTTGTTTTAGCTTTAAGCATTTACAACGTTCTTGTAATTATAACTTCAAAGTGCGATCTCGTTAAACAGAGACACGTCCGAAATCCATTACCCTACTTTTGTACACAGTCGAGTAATAAACAACTAACTAGCGACCGAATCAATCAAAGGCGAGTGTAAAAgtggatatttaatattagactTGTGAAATTGTGTgctcagtgttttttttatttattacatagctTTAAAGTTAattgcgatttgtatggaacgAAAACAGCCGCCGTCTAGTGACAATGAtcggaattccatacaaatcgcagttaacatcaacgctatcgaataagtaaaaaaacacgCACTACGCACACTAACACTTCCCACGGCATGTATGATCATTGTAAAATTACAATAGAATTGTCTGACTTAAGTAAGATAaaaacattctttttttaaatttaaacaggaCAGTACACGTGCATTTGCTCGTTTGACGCCatctgacggtaagtggtcaccatctataaaaatacaatatctcTCACTATTAGTATACTAGTTCACTTAAAAACTTTGTATTTACCATACCCGGATCTAACCTGCATAAAACcacctaccaccaagttaatAGGGTATTGTACATgaccgtctaggtaggtaccaccaactcaacagatattctaccaccaaagagttatactttgtattatggtgttccggttcgaagggtgagctGGCCAGTTTAACTTCAGAcgcaagagacataacatcctagttcccaaggttggtggcgcattgtcgatgtaagggatggttaatatttcttacagatcCAATGTCAGGAGACAATGTGccatggtgaccatttaccattggCCTATTCCTCTGTccgaatacaatttttttattatatataaacaagaacAAGGCAGCTTATGATTCCTTTGAAAAGCAggattataattattgcaaGCTCACTCAACCATCAAGTAACTTTAATACAATGTATGGGTATGTGGCGATAGAATAACTGAAACTTGAGATGTAAGTGAGCACAACATCCTGAATGAAGATGAATTTAGTAAAAATTGCAATGTCCGGCGATTGAGTTGTTTGAAGAGACCTATATATAgcaaaaaaaatcacataaagcAATCAATTTTTGCGAATGATTAAAGTTTTTACATatgactttaaattataaaaataaaataagattaactATGTAATATATTGCATGTGTAGCTTGGGGATTTACATGACGCAGAATTGCATTTCGCAAGTTAACCTCGCAACACTTTCctcaagtaaataatatattcattaaaacgaaaatactgctactaataattcttttttattgtatttgtgtaAATAAGTTGTGAGCAAAGATCAAAGTGAGTAAAGTCGTGATGGGGCAGTGGTTAGTAAACGAGAATCTTAATTCCCAATTCAAGCCCGAAcgtgcaccactgaattttcatgtgcttaatttatgtttgtaatttacCTCGTTCTCGggggttaaggaaaacatcgtgaggaaatctgcatgtggcGGGCTCAAATCTGCCATGTGTACTCATCGCATCGAAGCAGTATGGTGGAGTAAACTCcaacttcttctcaaaaaaatgagaggaggccttagctcagcagtgggacatttacagactgttaatAAGTTATTGTTGTCATACACATGAACTGTACCTATACAATTAtatgcttattaatattttattttataatacatagtatataaaattttatgagcTTTGTTTATGCGAACgtaatattgaaaacattttttatggccaagcttttagtttatattttttacaaaaagaataaaatttaattacatacatatatgtaaatatatacgaGTTTGTTTAATTTCCAGGCctaaatgtgaaaataaataaaaacaaacatagtaaaataagcaaaaataattatttattaattctacaTATACGGTACGGTATAACATATATGGTAGGTCTGGTTTTCCTTAGTCATCTGTTATTCGCACACCAAAATATCAACAATGTATTTTtgtcttccggtttgaaaggcgtGCCAGTATAATTTCAAGTACAAGGGATTTTTTGTATCACCACATCTGTCTATATtactaaaatctatttttttgtcCCAATATATTGCATCTTGTCTCACACTAGATCTGTTATCCCTTCGTCGTACATTCTTTGCACAAAAGCCCGGATTCTTCtcgcttattaaaaaataactggtGCCCGCGAGTTCgtcctttatttttatttttaacggaaaaacgcgttacgcgttccCAAACGGGAATAGGGGGAGGGGGGGGGATTGTGCTcgtcggtgtccaaggcgccgagtgcgcacCGAACATTGGAataaccactaaaaaaccagcggtaccctttccgtcttaacgaggagcgccacgggatcgctttcacatgctaccgtgacgctctgcaAGTTCGTCCTCGGTTCTATTgcgatatattaaataaacacgaAACCCTTGGTGCGAAACCGTGGTGGTGGTgaactgctttattatatgtatagaagacgaatttaaaattatctttgaatgattattacttttttcactgtCATCCGATTTCAATGAAACAAAGTCTAAATGATGCTCCAAGCTGAgcttaatctatttatttaaaatttactcttCCTTGTACAAATAAACTTAAACATAGTAAAAAGACAAGTGAGGTGTATAAGATGACGTGGCCTTATCGTTAAGAtggcgatctcttccagacaaaaCTTAATGTACAGaaaagagaataaaaaaaacatttgtaatattgtatCAGTTGTGTATAAACTCAATccaaattaactattatttattttttatttctcataaactggcaatattagaaatattaaccattccttataacGCCAATGCTTCAACAACATTTGGAACTAAGAGTTATGTCTCTTATGTCTTTAGtggcactggctcactcaccctttaaaccaacacaacaatactaattgttgctgtttgacggtagaatatgttatgattggatggtacctacccagacggacttgcacacagccctaccaccaagtgaatgaCAAAATTTAATCACTAACAAtttcaacatattattatatgataaagttTCCGTTACCAAACCATTATAAGAATTAGCTAATCGAAAAGTATTTGGAATATTCTCGTTGCATTTCGAAAGACGAATAGAGAAATTATGTTGATACGTGTTCTCAACACTATTGCTACATGTTTGCTCGACCGTGGTGGCTTTATGCAAAAGCTGTCAAtcagaaataaataacttattacagTGATAGTCTTGGACTATcattatgataataatgtccTAATAACCGATTTCCATGGGGCATTCACAACGGAGAATAGTTATCTTCCCAGGGGATATAATAGTGCactgtgtgcacaaacacaggtcaAATCACTATTGcgtaactcttataatccgatgggaaggtaATTCGATATGATCGGAGAGCTCATCTTTCCTGTCATGTCTGCGCAAGAcaaacagctttacgtgcttaccgaGGTATGGAAATTCTgcgttgattataaaaaaatttttatatattagattttttttatatctttcatCACAGAAATGCATGGACGTACACTTTGGGTTACATTGTTTCGCTATTTTTCCATTTTTACGTTCACGTTTCATTAGGTTATTGCATTACCGACCAGGTTACgccaataataattcaaaaatggaagcatagaagaaaaaaatatacaataaatctcATATCTATTAGTACTACGGCCGAATTTCGACGGCTGCGGGGTCGGGatctttaatatacaaataaatgtgacaaattaaatcaatgttctttaaattaatttatctttttttattctttacagTTAGGTTCTCGATGGCCTATACTATGTCTACCGATTCTGCTGGCAGCGTCAGCGTGCGGCAGCAACATCCTCATGATAACTATGGGAGGCACCAAGTCACACAAAATACCATTTTTGGAATTAGCTAGAGGTCTCATTAGAAGGTTAGATTAATACTTGTTAATATTCTACTTTGTTTTTcttctattatattaatgaatttattattttgatttggaatcattatattgttatgattAATCGTTTTGCATGACTTTATGACGTCATCagaatcttaaattatttttattaaaatatgctttaataaaaataagtgctTCTGAACATTTTGtttgcattttaaatttgtatatgttgatatttgaaatttattttcaatgacaaaattagttttattttacacgTATACTATTTTATCTATTTCCAGAGATCACAACATCACTCTTATCAGCCCATTTCAACCAGATTTCCACCTCGAGGGCTTGGAGGAAATTACCCCAGAGGGCTTGGCCGCTTTCGTACGCGGCTATATGACCTTCGATCTGGTTGGAGCCAGAATGAAAGGCGAGGAACCTTTGCCTTATATGGACATAATTCGATACGGATATGAGGTAAATAgtttggtttaaaaaatatatttatgatttagtaatCAGTGTCGGAAAAGCTGTAAGTGATAGGGCTTGCAATACTCTCCAGGTAGCTtccccacacatcagatattctaccgcaaaaagcaatacttagtattgtttcgttcctgtttcaagggtgagtgagccagtgaccctacaggcacaagggacataatatcttaggtAGATTGGTGGtgtattagcgatgtaaggaatggtttttatttcttacatcactaatACCTAtactatgggcggtggtgaccacttaacatcaagtggcccaATCATAATAACAAACTTTTTATCTACCTTATGGATTATTTCTGCTTTCATAATTTCAAAAATCTCTTATTAGTATAAGGTTGCctttttgcaatttaaaaatatttaaaacaacaacaacGAGTTGCGAATTAAAGCTAGAGTTTAatctaacataattataattatagaagaATATAATGCATATATAGAATAGGATACAGCGACCagaaaaactatttttctaAGTATTTTTAAGTGTTCGTTTGTGCACAAATTGTATGAAAGTAATAAACttgaaaataatcaaataataaaattttcaggcGTGCGATGCGTTTCTCACTGACATCGAGACGAGATCCTTTTTGAGGTCAGGAAGGAACTACGATCTGATAATGCTGGACGGAGCGTACCCTGAATGCGCATTAGGTCTGGTCTACCGCATGAAAGTGCCATTCATGTACATCAACACAGTAGCCTTTTACGCTTCACCCACCAGCATCTCTGGAAGTCCCGCACCCTTCTCCGTGACACCCTTCTTCGCGAGATCCTTTACAGATAATATGGGATTCTTGGAACGGTCAGTCAACGCTTTCTGGCACCTTGGTTCTTTATTGGGACATGGTATAAGTGTGACAATACTACAAACTGTACTTCGAAGACACTTCGGTCCACAAATGCCGCACGTATATGATATGGCCAAGAATGTTAGTTTCATACTTCAGAATGGACATTTTTCCGTAACATATTCGAGGCCATTTCTTCCAAACGTTGCTGAGATAGCGTGCATTCATTGTAAGGAATCAAAAAAATTGAATGctgtaagtattattattaaaactgccttatttaaattcaatataaccAAAAAAGAATCTTGTTCTtttgcataaattataaatccatATCCTacaattttattagatattcaaaatattcgctttaattatttaattttattctgttttactgtcagatttatattattttaaaatttgcagGATTTAGAAGAATGGATTTCCGGTGCAGGAGAAGCTGGATTTGTTTATGTTTCCATGGGTTCTTCGGTGAGAACGAACAAAATGCCACTCGCAGCCCATCGCTTGTTTATTGATGCGTTGAAAAGACTTCCACAGAGAGTGCTTTGGAAGCAAGATGGAGATCAAAATATGACTGATATTCCTTCAAACATCAGACTTTATAAGTGGCTGCCACAACAAGATTTGTTAGGTAAACCTTGCAACGAATCTATTATTGGACATTATATTTAGAGAATAATATAGCTAAGAGCTTGTTGAAAAtgtcatattatgtatttttcagGTCACCCCAAAATAAAAGCATTCGTTACTCACGGCGGTCTACTCAGCATGTTTGAAACGGTTTATCACGGAGTCCCTATTATTAGTATTCCAGTCTTCTGTGATCACGACGCAAATGCAGCTAAAGCAGAAGTAGACGGTTATGCAAAGAAACTCGACCTTCAGTATTTAACATCAGATAAACTTTATGAAGCTATAAAGGATGTAATTGTTGAACCGAAGTATAAGACACATGTAAAAACTCGACAAACACTTATGAGAGATCAGAAAGAATCGCCCTTAGAAAGAGCCATTTATTGGACGGAATATGTATTGAGACATAAAGGGGCATATCATTTACAATCACCAGCTAAAGATTTAAATCTCTTCCAATATTATATGTTAGACATAGCGTTAACGTTTTTGGTTCTTAGTTTATCGACTATAGCTCTTATTATGTACTCATTAAGAATCGGCTTCATTTGCCTAAGCAATTACGTACAAAGTAAACGGATGAACAAATTGTTTGATAAGTCGAGCGATTTGTTGAAGCGATCAACAAAGCTAATAGATGAAGCGTCGTTATCAAAGAAAAAGTTGTAAATAccaaaataaatgtcaaattaatagttACCATGTGTtaccatatatttataagtttataattattgtgatgACAAACCCATAGTGATATTATTagtgtataatatttgtaagtctgtaaatattgaatgttaggtttaataaacattgatttataatattatgttttatttaataccgaATGTTATAAACGTAACACGTATTTCGAGctagaaattaataaaaggaAGGAAGTTCTATCAAGACATTATAAAACCAATTTCACATTCATTACCGCATTCATGGAACGACATAAATGTAGAAACAGCTTGTATAAAACATTTGGAACATCCTGAATGATTCATACCCAAAATTATAAGGTTTTATTAAGAAACGCCATTGCTTTTTAAGGATTTATATTCTCGAAATAATTGACGTAATTggattacttaaaataaactgCCGAATGGGCCACAAAATAACTAGTGTTGAGCagcgcacatagacattggcaatgcaagaaatattaacaagcccttacatcgtcaatgcaccaccaaccttaggaactaagctACCTCATGTGTCTGCCACattggctcaatcacccttcaaactgaaaaacaaaaatacgaaGATATGCTGTTTCAGTTGAAAATatgatgtaaaatataaaaaaatataggtagTAACTAACTTAATAAAAGCTTAAATAAAGCCGTATCAACAAAATATGGACTTATTAGTAATATGAATATACTAATTATAGATCCGATTCAAAAATTTCTCTACAAggcaacataataaaatatgtatatatatttagatatgttTTATAAACGACTTAAGCATTAATTACAGCTTAAAACTTATTAAACCAAacaatccgtaacagcctgtgaatgtcccactgctgggctaaaggcctcctctcctctttttgaggagaagttattggagtttattctttgtttttcataataaaaatatatctatttgatCGTCAAATATTCATGTAACTTTTGTCTCTATTGTTTTAAAagcaaaagtaataaataaatttacgtgaTATTTGTTGCGAATCAAACTTAATCTAACTTTGCAAttggatttaatatattttgatcaaaAAATGTcctttatattttgttgatttacATATAAATCGTCGTTTTGTGTTGttgaattatatacaatttatttacgtGTAGTGccagtgttattttatttacaatgaaaattataaaaaatatacttttattattattttttctttttgcgTGTATCTGCGCtagttgagcgcaaaatattctgccaatgtcacgtataaaagagATGACACATTTGTGACCAATCGATTTCATATttgaagtttatatatatttttagacgttattttttttgtaactgttttaattgtttatttctaaACTCTCAAAtggtttttaaaattcattaataataaccaTACATCTATAGCTTATTCCAATCACAGGAATTGTAAGAACAGATAATAAACTTTCATTCTGAATTGACATTGTATAATTGGGAGAGATTTTAAGTAATCTGTGCTATTTATTATGGATTCATGAAATAATGGCTTTTTTAAAGTAGCTTCGCCGACTTCTTACGATCTTATCGGAACTTTTAAATGCTATAAACGCAAATTGAGTtatggattttatttattttggtacaTGTAATGGAacaaaggaataaataaaacaaatgagttttttaagtatattgtaataaattaatttaaaagtaaatgaataaagtgctatgtttataattaatttataaattactgtgATATGTGATAGCTAATCGCTACAAAAAGTTTGATGTAAAATCCAAATTTATAactgaataaatacatttttgttatgaTTTTAGTGTTTTGAATGTTACATTGTAAGATAGTTTGTCTAATacttttataagtttatatgtttTAGTTGGAAAAGAGAGATATCGCACCATCTTCCTTTCGTGTAGGTTGGCTGACTGAGAAAACGATTGTTGGAGACTAATTGTTCGTAGTAGcccgtgtgtgtgtgtgcgtgagtGCGTGCACCTGTGTACACGTTTAAAGTGCTTACCGAGATGAGGTCAAAGGGAAACGGAAAATCAAGGATAATTTTTACGCTATGTAAGAAATTTCAGCTCGCAAGAACTGTATATAAATCCTTTGAACATGTTAGAAAAACTAACAACACGCTTCGAAACGAGATGCTTTTGCTTCTGACCAAGCGGACCTGTGCGTGCCTTCTAGAGTCGTCTGTAATCTTGGGCGTAATACCTGTGCACTTTGCTATGTGCTAGGGGTGTTATTAAAAGCTACATTACACTAAAAATTCGAAACAGAATAGCTGACATagcgttaatataataattaattatataataagttaattgtgataataaaattatgcttCTATTTTAGGTGGTTCTCTACCGACGATGCTTATTTCCTTCTGTTCATTATTCTCCGGGTTGACTTTGGTGCCGGTGGCAGAGTCGGGGGTAACGGCAAAGCGCATTATGTTgtctgaaaatattaatatatacgtaCTAAATTACATTAGACTTATTTACTAACtctttaaatattccatttatGGATTTTCTGTTAGCAGCTGGAAGTGCTGTTCCACAGCCTGTTAGGaatatattaagcttattaaaatatataacaagtcagatttgtttttataactacatgttcgaaatttgaaaaaatataggaatattgaattttaattgagattatattaaataaagtttttgatacttgtataaataaatgccCAAGACAAgcccatttttttataattattacatattttaacttctttattttttatgagacgttaaattactttttaagcaCTCTCTATAATCTTAAGCCACGTCTTCATAAAACTAACTTGTTTAAATTGGAACTTATGATAACAAAAGCGGACAAATGCGCCAAAATAAAGTGAGCAGAAAATGTATGCGCGATCGCAAGAGCTATTTCGCGCAGCGGCTCCAGTGTTGCGCACGCGCTTTCTTAAGATTTGCGCAAGCCCGAGCATGCCCGAATGTATCTTTAATAGTGCGCACCGTGTGGTACCAACGCGAACTAGCTCTGCTTCGTAGGACGTGCTGAAATCTATAAAATGATGACAATTACCACTTTGACGCTACCTTTGAAATGGAAAACCAAACAGGCCAACATTCCGAGGAAGCCAAACGCAACGAGAAGCCAACGGATGACTCCAACTATACGCTTTGGGATGAACAGCTGGTGCTTGAGCATGTTGACGAAGGTTTTATTCAAAGCCAAGCCCTAGAATTAATTGTAGTcagttataataaaagaaaaaatatacacaaggaatacttattacataattccaaaaaacataaataaataattagtataattgtaattattatctgaTGATGATGTCCGTCTGAACGATTTAAGTCACCGCAGCAAAAAGCACAGGATTGCTTTTTCAGGATTTGCTGCATATGTGTGCAAAGACAGATGCACCTACTGTTCCATCACTATCACAATCAGATGGgattagaaataaaaagatattgctGAGTTCAAACCCCAGTTTGAATCTCGGTATCTGCAGCGTTATATCGAGCCAATTCatcaacgaagcagtcaatatacaattgttatattttgattataacaataaataattggtCAATATGTTCCTCCGTTACTTAATTAGAACCAGACATCATTTTAAAAGCActggataaaatattttttttaaattatgcttaGTTTTAACCAGAGATCTAAATAAAAGCGTCTACGCTAACTCTATTTATTTCTAACACTAGTTAGATTTACTCTGTGATTAAAATTGTGGAAATGAGGTTGTCCTCAGTGGAATTTATATACCCGTTcgaagctttacatttaattctataGGCTATATATAGGCTATATATAGCCGTtcgtagctttacatttaattcaattgtaCCGTGCTGATAAAAGCCTATATGAGCCTAtttgaagaatattttgatatcaattttataataatttctaatatcATTCAATAAATTAGAGATCGAAACAAGATGCTAGCAATGTTTCTCCAAAATTAAGAAAAGGCAAGCCCacctaaatataatgtatatttgttgCAAATAAACGACTTCATATGGTATTTCC
Coding sequences within it:
- the LOC126769475 gene encoding UDP-glucosyltransferase 2, whose translation is MLGSRWPILCLPILLAASACGSNILMITMGGTKSHKIPFLELARGLIRRDHNITLISPFQPDFHLEGLEEITPEGLAAFVRGYMTFDLVGARMKGEEPLPYMDIIRYGYEACDAFLTDIETRSFLRSGRNYDLIMLDGAYPECALGLVYRMKVPFMYINTVAFYASPTSISGSPAPFSVTPFFARSFTDNMGFLERSVNAFWHLGSLLGHGISVTILQTVLRRHFGPQMPHVYDMAKNVSFILQNGHFSVTYSRPFLPNVAEIACIHCKESKKLNADLEEWISGAGEAGFVYVSMGSSVRTNKMPLAAHRLFIDALKRLPQRVLWKQDGDQNMTDIPSNIRLYKWLPQQDLLGHPKIKAFVTHGGLLSMFETVYHGVPIISIPVFCDHDANAAKAEVDGYAKKLDLQYLTSDKLYEAIKDVIVEPKYKTHVKTRQTLMRDQKESPLERAIYWTEYVLRHKGAYHLQSPAKDLNLFQYYMLDIALTFLVLSLSTIALIMYSLRIGFICLSNYVQSKRMNKLFDKSSDLLKRSTKLIDEASLSKKKL